The Chanos chanos chromosome 9, fChaCha1.1, whole genome shotgun sequence genome includes the window GAATCGGAAACCCGATGCTACACTCTGAAATACAATATGGTTGAATGGCATGGAAAGGGGCATGTAGGATTCCTTCAGCCTACCTCCTCCAAATCCAACCCCAGTCAACTCTAGCTACTTACATGGTCTATCGTGGTCCTCCATTTCTACAACTTCATTTAGTCACCCACTGATTATTTCTTGTAATGCAGAGATGAAAATATCCAAGGGGAAGAAAATCCAAGAGGTTATATATATTCATCCAATTTGCAACATGGTTACTCTCTCTATCAAGATTATCTTTCCAGAATCAACAGTCAAACTTCCCTGAGGATGAGAAGCATACCAAAGTCATACCAGCTCCAGTATATAACATCTTATAACCTCACTTAATTAGACCAGTCTTGTGTTATGTGCTTATGAAAATCTTTGGTCTAAATCACTGCCCCTGATGGACGGTACATGTAATCTCCCAGTTCATTTCATGGGCTTTCACTGGCCTTGAAGAGTTGGACTACATTATTCTGCATCATTCATCATAATTGTTATTATATCAGaattattataaagtaacaTCCCAGTCAAAACATGTTCAAGTAGATTTgacaaagaataaataaaaaattatttgaTGTGAATTTTAAAAACCATGGACAAAAAATACAATAGGTCTTTAAATTTATTGTTGCCAGAAGTGTTTGTTTATCCATGACAATGTACATTCTAGCATGAAGAATTTAAGATATGTTTAGGATCACTTCAGATCCAGTGAGGAGTGCTTTTGTCTCACTGTAGACTTCTACATGCCTGATCTTATTGCTGTATGAATGGCACATGTCCTGCTGTATGTATTGCTGTATGAATGGCATATTTGCATGTCCTTGCATATTTGCATGAAAGCGATTCAGAAAAAGCTAAAAGAGTATTTCAGCCACATTGGTGGTGGTGCTTACTAATGAATGGTaattgtttatttcaaagaaatgAGGGTAACGTGGTTTTGTATaataaaagatttatttatttttcataagtTAGTAGTTTGTTAAAAACACATCTTGCAGTACGTGATAAAAATgactacataaacacatttcagagCTAAATTCATTCTTAAAGATGAGCAGCTTCTCATTTTAACCCATCTCACATAAATACTTCCACTGACAGACATATCAAATTCCACAGAGCTAATTTCTGATTTGTTACTTGGTTATTGCCATTAACATTTGAATACGGTGAGTGTTTGgtagtgtgtgagagatgtgacAGCTTGTCACATTGTTATTTAGTGAgcaaacagtcatttttatgAAGCATTGAGATCATTTAGCTGGTCTTGGTGAAGGACTCGTAGAGGGTGGTGAGTCGTTCCTTCAGATCCTGGGCGTAGGGGTCAAGCTTTTCCCTCAGATCCTCAGCATATGGTGCCAAGCTCTGCTGTACCATCTGAGCCCTCTGTGTCAGCTGTGACTGGAGATCCTCAGCCAGGGGAGCCATCTTCTCCTGGAAGTCCTTCAGACGCTGGTCCACTGTCTGCTTGAGTTCTTCTGTGTAGGGACCGAGCTGGGACTGCAGGTCTTTCACACTCTTCTCCAGGTTCCCCCTGAGCTCCTCGCTCTTCTGGAGCAGGTTGGCCTTCAGGGTTTCTGAGTCGAGGGATTCAGCATAGGGGGCCACAGCAGCTCTGAGCTCCTCCACCCTTTGCTGGAGTTGTGTTTTCAGGTCCTCGGCATAAGGCTCCAGTTTACCCTTCACGCTGGCCAGATCCTGATCCAAGCGCTCCCTCAGTGACTCAGCCTCCTTGGTGATTTTGTCCAAGAGTTCCTGAGCCATAGGTGGCACCTGCTTTTGAAGTGTGACAGCATACTGGTTGACCATATCAGTTCCCTCTGTGATTCTGGCACTGtaagatagagagggaggatCATTTGAGTTCAGATTTAACTGGTGAAGTGCATGGTGAAATACTGATTATGATGAGAGACataatgtaattgtaattttaACAAAGTATTCCTTTTTTGTCAATACTATCAGAGAACTTACTTCATTTCCTGTCCCAGCTGAGATTCCCTTATCATCTTCAGTGTATCCTCAGCAGTGCGTGTTGCCTGACCGACGTAATCCCAGAATGCATCAGTCAGCTGTTCCAGCTGTGGTTTTGGCTCATCAGCGTAGAAAAGGTTGGCATGGCAACCTTgtagaaaagacaaaagagtttGTAATACAATATTTGCAAAATTTACCTCTGTAGGTGAGGTGTAAAGAACGTCTTAGACTTTCTGTCTTAGAATAGAAGTTTTTGGAAGGCAGTATAGCATAATGTGGAAACAATTAACCGTGATTTCATTCTTCAAATATCCCCTTAATTCATCAGATATTCCTTCCATTCATTATAAATTCCTTTTTGTGAAATTggtgttttctatttttttcttggtgttcatacatgttttttttaaaaaataaatctgcaCATTAATGTTAAATGATCTGTCCAAATAtgattcattttgttctttgatCCATCACATATAACACCTGCTCCATAGACTCATCCACCATGCTTTAAATTAAGAAGCCTTTAGCATGGTTACACAGTACAGAGAAATGTAATTTACCTGTGAATACAGCAATAGCAAGTACCAGGAACACCTtcatctttgtgtctttttctaaaaaataaaacGAAATCTGATCAAACACGTGTCAAAATTTTACACACTGTATTCTGAAAAGGGTCCATGAAATTCTTTTCCTCTCACTAAGTCAAATTTCAAACCTACCTTTTTGGCTGATCTCTGCCAGGGAGTGCTATATCAGTCCAGTAAGCGTATGTCTGCCTGCAGGGTCTGTGGCTATATATATAGGAAAGAAAGTAGTGTGGTGAAAAACTCAAAGTCCAGGATTCAGTGCCATGTTGTCAGTGCCACTCCCTCTCCTGATGATGTTACTTTAGCCTCACGTCACATGACGTTGTGCTTCAGATCTGCAGTTAATACACCAAGCCCTCAAATGAACCCTGAATATTATAGATGATGACTCTCTGTAAATTTCATGTCTCAGACGAGTTTAGAACTTCTCTTTTAAGatttcatgtttatgtttgtctgtgcaaCTATTGGtttccgtttttttttatttttaattatatttttcaaTCTCAGTCCTAGAGACCCACTGAACAGAAAATTTTAGTTGAACACTTCTGATTTTGCCAATTACCAAATTCATGACTGGCAGACATACTGCTGGAGTGGGTTTAAGTTAACAGAAATGTGATGCCAAGTAAATCCTCAAGACAAAAATTCAgaaaagtgctgtttttttttttttttttggctctgtcagtgttttcagCCTATTGTTCTTTTGTCCATATACAAACTTCAGTAAAGTAAACTTTTTCATGTTCAGGTCAGTTTTGGCGTCAcaaattagttttgtttttctggatgACCACATAATGGAGCTAGGACGTACACACACTTTAAAGTTCAAGGGGCGTTTTGGGTTGCACGAATCAATTTCAGTTTATCAACTGCGCTGTGTTACAACTGGGTTCTGAACTTAACAGTTGCACCCAACAAATCATCAAATGACCTTTGTCTTCtctatatgtgtatacacacacagagttcacatGAGGTTGAAAAAGCAGTTGAAAAGATTTCAAAAACAGTCTGAATGGGCCAAGCACTCATGTAATAATACACTTTTCCTCACTCTTTTGAAGTCTATGAATTTAAACACAATGGAGGGAAAATGTAGCTGATCTGAGAAATGGCTTCATGCTGAGTTATTGTTAAACACCCATGTCTACATTACCTACATACCTAGATTATCATGTTACCTAGATCCTGAATTAAGAATGCAGAAACTGGTGGAATTCTTGGTCTGTGACATTCAGTATTTGCAGTGTTTAGATTTTACTTGAAACTAAGAAAGTCTGAAActtatttgaaaacattttggtGTCTAAACTGTAGTTTTACTTTCAGTTCTTTCACAGAGATTTAAGAGAACAAGCAATGGTTGTCTTTGAAACCTGTATCTTAAGTCCACTTGTTAGGACATGCCTAAGAACTATATGTGAGTTTCGTCAACTTGTTTACTTTAATCAGAGAGAATTCATTTCCAGTGTTAAACTTTAACCTCTTTACATGTTAATACTTGTGATCCCCTTATGAGAGTTTTGGTAGTAGCATATGGGCATCTTTGTTGACACAGAAGATcattgtatttatatattcttTATACCAAAGCATTTGTAGTTTTCCTTGCAAACAACTTGATTAGAAGCTTAGAAAGACGTAAAATCAttctgaaaaaaggaaaaaaaaataattcagggCAACCTACTCTTCAAATTTTAAAATTCTTTCTGTCAAGTGGTTTCATTATATCTTCCTTTGTTTAACATTCTCTGGACTCATGCTGACATTTTAAGAATAGTTGAATTTGAAGATTTCTTCATAAATTTTACAGGAGAGGCAGAAGCACGGAAAGACAATTATCAGTCAAGCTACAGTAGGGG containing:
- the LOC115821102 gene encoding apolipoprotein A-IV, which translates into the protein MKVFLVLAIAVFTGCHANLFYADEPKPQLEQLTDAFWDYVGQATRTAEDTLKMIRESQLGQEMNARITEGTDMVNQYAVTLQKQVPPMAQELLDKITKEAESLRERLDQDLASVKGKLEPYAEDLKTQLQQRVEELRAAVAPYAESLDSETLKANLLQKSEELRGNLEKSVKDLQSQLGPYTEELKQTVDQRLKDFQEKMAPLAEDLQSQLTQRAQMVQQSLAPYAEDLREKLDPYAQDLKERLTTLYESFTKTS